In Lascolabacillus massiliensis, a single genomic region encodes these proteins:
- a CDS encoding outer membrane protein assembly factor BamD: MRYSVQTIILMLLAVMLPSCFGSNRSAKDYLSEAETAYKEGNYQLAKLKIDSIKILFPKSFDEINSGFSLMQEVRMAENKRNIQFCDSMLSENYKQLNEMLTMFDFIRDDRYQEFGEYYPKIYPHNASLNRNGLRSGVSEKGLLFIESILSGTTIKHNQIRAISIDNTFAETGVVTSDGLNYRFNTLDKSYEIVRYSGNDENGLAQFIYTNRDKPITVNFIGNRTITTTLPNDAKQGISQSFELSNLLLSIEQLKLEKEKSEVLIRYLESKKN; this comes from the coding sequence ATGCGATACTCTGTTCAGACCATAATTTTAATGCTATTAGCCGTTATGTTACCTTCATGTTTTGGAAGTAACAGAAGTGCTAAAGATTATCTTTCAGAAGCTGAGACAGCATATAAAGAGGGTAATTATCAATTGGCTAAGTTGAAGATAGACAGCATAAAAATCCTATTTCCTAAATCTTTTGATGAGATAAATTCAGGGTTTTCTTTAATGCAGGAAGTACGTATGGCCGAGAATAAAAGGAATATTCAGTTTTGCGATTCTATGCTAAGCGAAAACTATAAGCAGTTAAACGAAATGCTGACCATGTTCGATTTTATACGTGACGATCGCTACCAGGAATTTGGAGAATATTATCCAAAGATTTATCCTCATAATGCTTCATTAAACCGAAATGGCCTTCGATCTGGTGTAAGTGAAAAGGGATTATTATTTATCGAAAGCATTCTTTCCGGAACTACTATAAAACATAATCAAATAAGAGCAATATCTATCGATAACACCTTTGCAGAAACAGGAGTTGTAACTTCCGATGGACTTAACTACCGTTTTAACACATTAGATAAATCATACGAAATAGTTAGATACAGTGGAAACGACGAGAATGGCCTGGCACAGTTTATATATACAAATCGGGATAAACCAATTACCGTTAACTTCATCGGAAATAGAACCATAACAACTACATTACCAAATGATGCCAAGCAAGGAATTTCACAATCTTTTGAATTATCAAATCTACTGTTAAGCATCGAGCAACTAAAACTTGAAAAAGAAAAAAGTGAGGTATTAATACGTTACCTGGAAAGCAAAAAAAATTAA
- a CDS encoding pseudouridine synthase, whose amino-acid sequence MTTNNEESRPKRSFYSAHNERHASPNRNNQGNERRTQQEGYHSERSYNQNRGERPQGGSYGNSEGGNVRKRRPRVGERVQAQQRGQGGGGYGNRSWGNQSQSSNYKTTTSSTGKKLKKKKPFKQIKYKENADPNAPIRLNKFIANAGICSRREADEFIQAGVVTVNGVVVTELGTKITRSDEVKFHNQPVQLESKVYVLLNKPKGFVTTTDDPENRKTVMELVKSAASERIYPVGRLDRATTGVLLLTNDGDLASKLTHPKYEKRKIYQVWLDKPVAMEHMQAIADGIELEDGEIHADAISYVTEEDLTQVGIEIHSGKNRIVRRIFEKLGYRVLKLDRVYFAGLTKKKLSRGKWRYLSEQEVNMLRMGAFD is encoded by the coding sequence ATGACAACAAACAACGAAGAATCGCGCCCTAAAAGAAGTTTCTATAGTGCGCACAATGAGAGACACGCTTCCCCTAACAGAAATAATCAGGGTAATGAGCGAAGAACACAACAGGAGGGGTATCATTCTGAAAGATCCTATAACCAAAACAGAGGAGAACGCCCACAAGGTGGTTCATATGGTAATAGTGAGGGAGGCAATGTAAGAAAAAGACGCCCAAGAGTTGGTGAAAGGGTACAGGCTCAACAAAGAGGCCAAGGTGGTGGCGGTTATGGTAATCGCAGCTGGGGCAATCAATCACAGAGTTCAAATTATAAAACGACTACTAGCTCCACTGGTAAGAAACTTAAAAAGAAAAAACCGTTTAAGCAGATTAAATATAAGGAGAATGCAGATCCAAATGCTCCTATACGTCTTAATAAATTTATTGCTAATGCAGGTATCTGCTCACGTCGTGAGGCTGACGAGTTTATACAGGCTGGTGTGGTAACAGTGAACGGTGTAGTGGTAACTGAACTTGGAACAAAAATTACTCGTTCTGATGAAGTTAAATTCCATAATCAACCTGTTCAGCTTGAAAGTAAGGTATATGTTCTACTTAATAAGCCTAAAGGCTTTGTTACTACAACTGATGATCCTGAGAACCGTAAAACAGTGATGGAATTGGTGAAAAGTGCAGCATCAGAAAGGATTTATCCTGTTGGAAGACTTGATAGGGCTACTACAGGTGTTTTACTCCTTACAAATGATGGCGACTTAGCTTCCAAATTAACACATCCTAAATACGAGAAGAGAAAAATCTATCAGGTTTGGCTTGATAAACCGGTTGCAATGGAGCATATGCAGGCTATTGCAGATGGAATTGAGCTAGAGGATGGAGAGATACATGCTGATGCTATAAGTTACGTTACAGAAGAAGATCTTACTCAGGTGGGTATTGAGATTCATTCAGGTAAAAATCGTATCGTTCGCAGAATTTTTGAAAAACTGGGATATCGCGTATTAAAGCTTGACAGAGTATATTTTGCAGGTTTGACGAAAAAGAAATTATCTCGTGGTAAATGGCGTTATCTTTCAGAACAAGAGGTTAATATGCTCAGAATGGGAGCTTTTGACTAA
- the lepA gene encoding translation elongation factor 4: MKNIRNFCIIAHIDHGKSTLADRLLEFTKTVEGKDLQAQVLDSMDLERERGITIKSHAIQMDYVYEGEKYILNLIDTPGHVDFSYEVSRSIAACEGALLIVDAAQGIQAQTISNVYMAIEHDLEIIPVINKIDLDSAMPDEVEDQIVELLGTPREDIIRASGKTGIGIEEILKAIINRVPAPIGDSEAPLQALIFDSVFNSFRGIIAYFKIVNGVIRKGDSVKFINTGKEYDADEVGILRLGMEPRDEVRCGDVGYIISGIKTSKEVKVGDTITHVKRPADKAIEGFEEVKPMVFAGVYPIDSEDFEDLRSSLEKLQLNDASLTFQPESSVALGFGFRCGFLGLLHMEIVQERLEREFNMDVITTVPNVSYNVYDKKGNKKEVHNPGGLPDVTLIDRIEEPYIRASVITFTEYIGPIMTLCLGKRGELIKQNYISGNRIEIIYDMPLGEIVIDFYDKLKSISKGYASFDYHMHDYRPSKLVKMDILLNGEPVDALSTLTHFDNAQTFGRRMCEKLKELIPRQQFDIAIQAAIGAKIIARETVKAVRKDVTAKCYGGDISRKRKLLEKQKEGKKRMKKVGNVEVPQKAFLAVLKLD; this comes from the coding sequence ATGAAGAATATAAGAAACTTTTGTATCATAGCTCATATTGATCATGGAAAGAGTACTCTGGCAGATCGTCTGCTGGAGTTTACCAAAACTGTTGAAGGTAAAGATCTTCAAGCACAGGTACTTGACAGCATGGATCTTGAGCGTGAACGAGGCATTACGATTAAGAGCCACGCTATACAGATGGACTATGTATATGAGGGTGAGAAATATATATTGAATCTTATTGACACACCCGGACACGTTGACTTTTCGTATGAAGTGTCGCGTTCGATTGCAGCCTGTGAAGGTGCTTTACTCATTGTTGATGCTGCTCAGGGAATTCAGGCTCAGACTATCTCTAATGTTTATATGGCAATTGAGCATGATTTGGAGATTATTCCGGTTATTAATAAAATCGACCTGGATAGTGCAATGCCAGATGAAGTAGAAGATCAGATAGTTGAGCTTTTAGGTACACCCAGAGAAGATATCATTCGGGCAAGTGGCAAAACGGGTATAGGAATTGAAGAGATATTAAAAGCTATAATCAATAGGGTGCCTGCTCCGATTGGAGATTCTGAAGCTCCTCTGCAGGCACTTATTTTTGATTCCGTTTTTAACTCTTTCCGTGGTATTATTGCATATTTCAAGATTGTTAATGGTGTTATCAGAAAGGGTGATTCAGTTAAGTTTATAAATACAGGCAAGGAGTACGACGCTGATGAAGTGGGTATTCTGCGCTTAGGAATGGAGCCAAGAGATGAAGTAAGATGTGGTGATGTAGGGTATATAATTTCTGGTATTAAAACTTCGAAAGAGGTTAAGGTAGGAGATACCATTACTCATGTTAAACGTCCGGCAGATAAAGCGATTGAGGGTTTTGAAGAGGTGAAACCTATGGTTTTTGCCGGTGTATACCCAATCGATAGTGAGGATTTTGAAGATCTGAGATCCTCATTGGAAAAACTTCAGTTAAACGATGCATCTCTGACTTTTCAACCTGAATCATCTGTAGCTCTTGGTTTTGGATTCAGATGCGGCTTCCTTGGATTACTCCATATGGAAATTGTTCAGGAGCGTCTTGAGCGTGAGTTTAACATGGATGTGATAACCACTGTTCCTAATGTTTCATATAATGTTTATGATAAGAAGGGGAACAAAAAAGAGGTACACAATCCGGGTGGACTGCCTGATGTTACTCTGATTGACAGAATCGAAGAGCCCTACATACGCGCATCTGTGATCACATTTACTGAATATATTGGTCCTATAATGACCCTTTGTCTCGGAAAAAGAGGCGAGTTGATAAAACAGAACTACATTTCAGGTAATCGAATCGAGATAATATATGATATGCCACTTGGAGAGATAGTTATTGACTTTTATGATAAATTGAAAAGTATCTCTAAAGGGTATGCATCTTTTGACTATCATATGCATGATTACAGGCCTTCTAAGCTTGTGAAAATGGATATTTTGCTCAATGGCGAACCTGTTGATGCTCTTTCCACTCTTACGCATTTTGACAACGCACAGACCTTTGGTCGCAGGATGTGTGAAAAACTTAAAGAGTTAATTCCACGTCAGCAGTTTGATATAGCCATACAGGCAGCAATAGGTGCGAAGATTATTGCTCGTGAGACGGTAAAGGCAGTTAGAAAAGATGTTACTGCAAAATGTTATGGTGGTGATATATCTCGTAAGCGTAAACTGCTGGAGAAACAGAAAGAGGGTAAAAAGCGCATGAAGAAGGTAGGTAATGTGGAAGTTCCGCAAAAAGCCTTCCTGGCAGTATTGAAGCTTGATTAA
- the asnS gene encoding asparagine--tRNA ligase — translation MKQIKRTKISEALKLTSFGEEINVKGWVRTRRGNKNVGFVALNDGSTIHNIQIVIDIAQFGEEFLKPITTGACINVNGKLVESQGKGQSVEVQATEVEIYGPADPTTYPLQKKGHSLEFLREIAHLRPRTNTFGAIFRMRHHMSFAIHKYFNDRGFYYFHTPIITASDAEGAGSMFEVTTLDFNNIPRDQEGKVDYSQDFFGMQTNLTVSGQLEGELGAMALGGIYTFGPTFRAENSNTPRHLAEFWMIEPEVAFYDINDNMDLAEDFLKYLIRYALDNCRDDIEFLASMYDKELVDRLLFVVENDFVRLTYTEGIKILEESGHKFEFPVFWGADLQSEHERYLVEKHFKRPVILTDYPKEIKSFYMKQNDDGKTVRAMDVLFPKIGEIIGGSEREADYDKLMNHVNNLGMNTNPIWWYLETRKFGTAPHSGFGLGFERLMLFITGMTNIRDVIPFPRTPNNADF, via the coding sequence ATGAAACAGATTAAGAGGACAAAAATATCGGAAGCTTTAAAGCTTACCAGTTTCGGAGAAGAGATAAATGTAAAAGGATGGGTTCGTACCCGCAGAGGAAATAAGAACGTAGGATTTGTTGCGTTGAATGATGGATCTACCATTCATAATATACAGATTGTTATAGATATAGCGCAGTTTGGTGAAGAGTTTCTTAAGCCAATCACAACAGGTGCATGTATTAATGTAAATGGCAAGCTGGTTGAGTCGCAGGGAAAAGGACAGTCGGTTGAGGTTCAGGCAACTGAAGTGGAAATTTACGGGCCGGCTGATCCTACTACATATCCATTGCAAAAGAAAGGACACTCTCTGGAGTTTTTGCGTGAAATAGCACATTTACGCCCACGTACAAACACCTTTGGAGCGATCTTCAGAATGCGTCACCACATGTCATTTGCAATTCATAAATATTTTAATGACAGAGGTTTTTACTACTTCCATACACCCATTATTACAGCTTCAGATGCTGAGGGTGCAGGTTCTATGTTTGAAGTAACCACTCTGGATTTTAATAATATTCCCAGGGATCAAGAGGGTAAAGTTGATTATTCACAGGACTTTTTCGGGATGCAGACCAACCTGACTGTTTCGGGACAATTGGAAGGTGAACTTGGTGCAATGGCACTTGGTGGAATTTATACTTTCGGTCCGACATTCCGTGCTGAGAATTCAAATACACCACGTCACCTTGCAGAGTTCTGGATGATTGAACCTGAAGTAGCATTCTATGATATCAACGACAATATGGATCTGGCTGAAGATTTTCTGAAGTACCTGATCCGATATGCACTTGATAACTGCAGGGATGATATAGAATTCCTTGCAAGCATGTATGACAAAGAGCTGGTGGATAGATTGCTATTTGTTGTTGAAAACGATTTCGTGAGACTAACATATACTGAAGGTATAAAAATACTTGAGGAGTCAGGTCATAAATTTGAATTTCCTGTTTTCTGGGGAGCAGACTTGCAATCAGAACATGAGCGTTACTTGGTAGAAAAACATTTTAAACGTCCTGTAATTCTTACTGACTATCCAAAAGAGATAAAATCATTCTATATGAAGCAGAATGATGATGGAAAAACTGTTCGTGCAATGGATGTTTTATTCCCTAAGATCGGTGAAATTATAGGTGGTTCTGAACGTGAAGCAGACTATGATAAGCTGATGAATCATGTCAATAACCTTGGTATGAACACAAATCCAATCTGGTGGTATCTGGAAACCCGTAAGTTTGGTACAGCTCCTCATTCCGGATTTGGTTTGGGTTTTGAGAGGTTAATGCTGTTCATTACAGGAATGACAAATATTCGTGACGTAATCCCATTCCCAAGAACTCCTAATAATGCAGATTTTTAA
- a CDS encoding TonB-dependent receptor plug domain-containing protein → MKLLKLTFQFVFTAIVSINNLFAQNIADSLYLPEIVITEKTADREIRSTTPFQILSNDRIQALNALQLSDAVKHFSGVTVKDYGGIGGLKTISVRGLGASHTGISYNGLEVTDLQSGQIDIGRFSLDNIESVTLNNGQNDNIFLPAKAFASASGININSKTPEFKNKEKLNGSLSVKGGSFGLFNPAMNSSIKFSDKIAATFSSELTLAKGKYPYTLYYGDAGNDSSSVEHRENSDVKNFRLETGLFADFSPRSKANINIYYYQSERGLPGATIFYNTDSFSKQRLWDNTFFTQGHFEHSHSNKLLFQINAKYNNGYLKYLDPTFLGGDGKIEDIFTQNEVYGSASALYRAFENISFSLSSDITHANMFSNRKSFAAPSRLTSHSVIAAKWVGEQIMATSSLLYTQTFESVNIGDPASNRRKLTTHLSVSAKPFIDNNFRVRAFYKESFRLPTFNDLYYPLVGFRDLQPESAHQFNLGVTYGKSNGSITLDAYHNRVNNKIIAYPSGNLHQWTMLNMGKVHINGIDFSAESNINITNIADLLLGLSYSYQDAIDKTDRNKITWNHQIPYTPKHSGSSRALINLPWLDISYTLIWSGQRYSNAYNSKEFRVNGYTDHSISLSKIIKAGKDSINLSFEILNLANNNYEIILNYPMPGRSYRWNISYNF, encoded by the coding sequence ATGAAATTATTAAAACTTACATTTCAATTTGTATTTACAGCAATTGTGTCAATCAACAATTTATTTGCACAGAATATTGCTGACTCACTCTATCTGCCTGAAATAGTAATTACAGAGAAAACTGCAGACAGAGAAATACGCTCAACTACTCCATTTCAGATACTATCCAATGATAGAATACAAGCTCTGAATGCTTTACAGCTTTCCGATGCAGTAAAGCATTTTTCAGGTGTAACTGTGAAAGATTATGGTGGAATAGGAGGATTGAAGACTATCTCTGTCCGTGGACTCGGAGCAAGTCATACTGGTATAAGCTACAATGGATTGGAAGTAACAGATTTACAGTCAGGGCAAATAGATATTGGTCGTTTTTCACTAGATAATATAGAAAGTGTAACACTTAATAACGGTCAAAACGACAATATCTTCCTACCAGCTAAAGCTTTTGCATCAGCCTCAGGAATAAATATAAATAGTAAAACGCCGGAATTCAAAAACAAAGAAAAATTAAATGGTAGTCTTTCTGTAAAAGGTGGCTCCTTCGGTCTATTTAACCCGGCAATGAATAGCAGCATTAAATTTTCAGATAAAATTGCAGCTACCTTCAGCAGTGAATTAACATTGGCAAAAGGTAAATACCCTTATACTTTATATTATGGAGATGCAGGTAATGATAGTTCATCTGTAGAGCATCGTGAAAACAGTGATGTAAAGAACTTCCGACTTGAAACAGGTCTGTTTGCAGATTTCTCTCCCAGATCAAAGGCCAATATAAATATATATTATTATCAGTCAGAACGAGGACTGCCGGGAGCAACTATTTTCTATAATACAGATAGTTTTTCAAAACAGCGTTTATGGGATAACACTTTCTTCACACAAGGTCATTTCGAGCACTCACATTCAAATAAACTCCTGTTTCAGATTAATGCTAAATATAACAATGGATATTTAAAATATCTCGACCCCACTTTCCTGGGTGGTGATGGTAAGATAGAAGATATCTTCACTCAAAATGAAGTATATGGATCAGCTTCGGCACTATACAGAGCATTCGAGAATATCTCCTTCTCTTTATCGAGTGATATCACCCATGCTAATATGTTTTCCAACCGGAAATCATTTGCTGCTCCATCACGCTTAACATCACATTCGGTTATTGCAGCTAAATGGGTTGGTGAACAAATTATGGCAACATCAAGCCTGCTATACACACAAACATTTGAGTCAGTAAATATCGGAGATCCAGCCAGCAACAGGAGAAAACTCACTACTCACTTAAGTGTATCTGCTAAACCCTTCATCGATAATAATTTTAGAGTAAGAGCTTTTTATAAGGAGAGTTTCAGACTGCCAACCTTCAACGACCTCTATTATCCATTAGTAGGTTTTAGAGATCTTCAGCCTGAGAGTGCACATCAGTTCAATTTAGGAGTAACATATGGTAAATCAAATGGTTCTATTACCTTGGATGCATATCATAACCGAGTAAACAATAAAATAATAGCATATCCCAGTGGTAATCTACATCAATGGACAATGTTAAATATGGGAAAAGTACATATAAATGGAATTGATTTTTCAGCTGAAAGCAATATAAATATTACAAATATCGCTGATCTATTGTTGGGGTTATCATATTCATACCAAGATGCAATAGATAAAACTGACCGTAATAAGATCACCTGGAATCATCAGATTCCTTATACACCAAAACATTCAGGATCATCCAGGGCATTGATAAACCTCCCATGGCTTGATATTTCATATACACTTATCTGGTCCGGACAAAGATATTCAAACGCATATAACAGTAAAGAATTCCGAGTTAATGGATACACTGATCACTCTATTTCTTTATCTAAAATTATAAAAGCAGGAAAAGATAGTATCAACCTAAGTTTTGAGATACTAAACCTTGCTAACAATAACTATGAGATAATACTAAATTACCCAATGCCGGGACGATCATATAGATGGAATATCTCATATAATTTTTAA
- a CDS encoding DUF5074 domain-containing protein: MKRKNLLLTLTLTGLIILVSCSDNNNPIEQKPINNNTILILNEGNFNQNNSTLAKYDIETGSIIKDFFREVNMRGLGDVGNDMIKYGSKLYIVMNVSGTIEIADASTGKSIRQISMKMEDGSSKQPRQLIAHEGKVYVTSFDDTVTRIDTVSLDIDATVKVGLDPDGIEIINNKIYVANSGGLNFLDGYNNTLSIIDISSFTVEKEIEVAVNPTNIGKDNRGNIYISALGNYTDIDASFQKITTDGRVTTIEEITSPGKFVIFENKAYIIQGSYGNPYSVLVYDCLTEQVISDNFITDGTEVGIIHGIDVNKETGDVIIMETDYQTPGTVYCFTKEGKLKNKIAAIGLIPTAVAFN; encoded by the coding sequence ATGAAAAGAAAAAACTTACTCCTTACACTCACGCTAACAGGATTAATCATTCTTGTTTCTTGTTCTGACAACAATAATCCAATTGAACAGAAACCAATTAATAATAACACTATTCTTATACTTAATGAGGGAAATTTTAATCAAAACAACAGCACTTTAGCTAAGTATGATATAGAAACCGGTTCGATCATAAAAGATTTCTTTCGTGAAGTAAATATGCGTGGTTTGGGTGATGTAGGAAATGATATGATAAAATATGGTTCAAAGCTATACATCGTTATGAATGTGTCGGGAACCATTGAGATTGCAGATGCTTCAACCGGTAAATCAATTCGTCAGATTTCAATGAAGATGGAAGATGGGAGCAGCAAACAGCCTCGTCAGCTAATAGCACACGAAGGAAAAGTATATGTAACCTCATTCGATGATACTGTTACTCGAATTGATACAGTTTCCCTGGATATAGATGCTACAGTTAAAGTAGGTCTCGATCCAGATGGTATTGAAATAATCAACAACAAAATATATGTTGCAAATTCAGGAGGACTAAACTTTTTAGATGGATATAATAACACACTCTCAATTATAGATATTTCCAGCTTTACAGTAGAAAAAGAGATTGAAGTCGCAGTAAACCCAACAAATATTGGTAAAGACAACAGAGGTAACATATATATATCAGCACTTGGTAACTACACAGATATAGATGCTTCATTTCAGAAAATTACTACAGATGGAAGAGTTACAACAATTGAAGAGATCACATCACCCGGAAAATTCGTAATCTTTGAAAATAAAGCATACATCATTCAGGGTAGTTACGGCAATCCTTACAGTGTATTAGTATATGACTGTCTCACTGAACAAGTAATATCAGATAATTTCATAACAGACGGAACGGAAGTTGGCATAATTCATGGGATTGATGTGAACAAAGAGACCGGAGATGTTATCATCATGGAAACCGATTACCAGACACCGGGCACAGTTTACTGTTTCACAAAAGAAGGTAAATTAAAAAATAAAATAGCTGCAATAGGATTAATTCCAACTGCTGTAGCTTTTAACTAA
- a CDS encoding aspartate:alanine exchanger family transporter, giving the protein MLESLLQNSYFSVFVIIALGFLLGNVKIKGVSLDSSAVLFVALLFGHFGVEIPKVLGNFGLVLFIFTIGIQSGPGFFDSFKKNGKNIFILSVLIIASSGAAGIGLGYLFNIDTEGVLGLISGALSSTPALATATDLTDSPLVSIAYGITYPFSVIGIILFVKLFPRIFRVDLAKEAKKIEEVNKEFYPEVKQAVFKVKNPTVFGKTLAKLQVRSMTGAVISRYSHEGVISLAKARTKLYEGDLIKAVGTENSLSQLELLIGEKTDMKLPVGNNQVSESLLVTNKNIVDQTLGSLNLTSVYSCNVTYIRRSGVMLSPSPDIKIKFGDKLVVVGEQENVKEVGMLLGNDEKKLSSTDFFPIALGIILGILAGQIQLSFSDSFTFSLGLTGGVLIVALLLSKAGKTGSILWTMSDTSNQLLRQLGLLLFLAEVGTTAGATLIATFQTFGLLYFFIGIVITLVPMILSGIVGKYVLKLNALELLGTIIGGMTSTPGLAAVGSMTDSNVPNLTYASAYPLAMVLLIIMLQVIGFIAL; this is encoded by the coding sequence ATGTTAGAATCACTTCTGCAAAATTCATATTTTTCAGTTTTCGTAATTATAGCACTCGGTTTTTTACTTGGAAATGTTAAGATAAAGGGTGTTTCACTGGATTCCTCGGCAGTTCTTTTTGTGGCACTGCTGTTTGGTCACTTTGGTGTTGAAATTCCTAAAGTACTGGGCAATTTTGGCCTGGTACTTTTTATTTTTACTATTGGAATTCAGTCGGGTCCCGGTTTCTTTGATTCATTTAAAAAGAACGGGAAAAATATATTTATACTTTCAGTACTTATCATTGCCAGTTCCGGTGCAGCTGGTATAGGATTAGGTTATCTGTTTAATATTGATACAGAGGGCGTTCTTGGTCTGATTTCAGGAGCATTGAGCAGTACTCCTGCTTTGGCTACAGCAACTGATCTTACTGATTCTCCTCTGGTTTCAATCGCATATGGTATTACTTATCCATTTAGTGTAATCGGAATTATTTTATTTGTGAAGTTATTTCCCAGAATATTCAGAGTGGATCTGGCTAAAGAGGCTAAAAAAATTGAAGAGGTAAATAAAGAATTTTATCCTGAAGTTAAACAGGCAGTGTTTAAGGTGAAGAATCCAACTGTGTTTGGTAAAACACTTGCAAAGCTTCAGGTACGTTCTATGACAGGTGCTGTTATTTCGCGTTACTCTCATGAAGGTGTCATTTCTTTAGCAAAAGCTAGAACCAAACTGTATGAGGGGGATCTTATTAAGGCAGTTGGTACAGAAAACTCGTTAAGCCAGCTGGAGCTTTTAATCGGAGAAAAGACAGATATGAAACTGCCTGTAGGAAATAATCAGGTATCGGAATCACTGCTTGTAACTAACAAAAATATAGTGGACCAAACTCTTGGATCATTAAATCTCACTTCTGTTTATAGTTGCAATGTAACTTATATTAGACGTAGTGGGGTAATGCTTTCTCCTTCGCCTGATATTAAAATTAAATTCGGTGACAAGTTGGTTGTAGTAGGAGAGCAGGAGAATGTTAAAGAGGTAGGTATGCTTTTAGGTAATGATGAAAAGAAGCTTTCAAGTACCGACTTTTTTCCTATTGCCTTGGGTATTATTTTGGGTATTCTGGCAGGACAAATACAGCTCTCTTTTTCTGACTCATTCACTTTCTCACTTGGTTTAACGGGGGGTGTTCTTATTGTTGCACTTTTACTAAGTAAGGCAGGAAAAACAGGGAGTATTTTGTGGACTATGTCCGACACTTCAAATCAGTTGTTAAGACAGCTGGGGTTGTTGCTCTTTCTTGCAGAGGTTGGTACAACGGCAGGGGCAACGCTAATTGCCACTTTCCAGACATTTGGTTTACTTTACTTTTTTATTGGAATAGTAATCACACTGGTACCTATGATTCTGTCTGGCATTGTTGGTAAGTATGTACTGAAGTTAAACGCTTTGGAGTTGCTGGGTACAATAATTGGAGGAATGACAAGTACACCCGGTCTGGCAGCTGTGGGTTCAATGACCGATAGTAATGTGCCAAATCTGACTTACGCTTCGGCCTACCCACTAGCAATGGTGTTACTAATAATAATGCTGCAGGTAATTGGATTTATTGCACTATAG